The Callithrix jacchus isolate 240 chromosome X, calJac240_pri, whole genome shotgun sequence genome contains a region encoding:
- the LPAR4 gene encoding lysophosphatidic acid receptor 4, translating to MGDRRFIDFQFQDSNSSLRPRLGNATANNTCIVDDSFKYNLNGAVYSVVFILGLITNSVSLFVFCFRMKMRSETAIFITNLALSDLLFVCTLPFKIFYNFNRHWPFGDTLCKISGTAFLTNIYGSMLFLTCISVDRFLAIVYPFRSRTIRTRRNSAIVCAGVWILVLSGGISASLFSTTNVNNATTTCFEGFSKRVWKTYLSKITIFIEVVGFIIPLILNVSCSSVVLRTLRKPATLSQIGTNKKKVLKMITVHMAVFVVCFVPYNSVLFLYALVRSQAITNCFLERFAKIMYPITLCLATLNCCFDPFIYYFTLESFQKSFYINTHIRMESLFKTETPLTTKPSLPAVQEEVSDQTTNNGGELMLESTF from the coding sequence ATGGGTGACAGAAGATTCATTGACTTCCAATTCCAAGATTCAAATTCAAGCCTCAGACCCAGGTTGGGCAATGCTACTGCCAATAATACTTGCATTGTTGATGATTCCTTCAAGTATAATCTGAATGGTGCTGTCTACAGTGTTGTATTCATCCTGGGTCTGATAACCAACAGCGTCTCTCTGTTTGTCTTCTGTTTCCGCATGAAAATGAGAAGTGAGACCGCTATTTTTATCACCAATCTAGCCCTCTCTGATTTGCTTTTTGTCTGTACCCtacctttcaaaatattttacaacttCAACCGCCACTGGCCATTTGGTGACACCCTCTGCAAGATCTCTGGGACTGCATTCCTTACCAACATCTATGGGAGCATGCTCTTTCTCACCTGTATTAGTGTGGATCGTTTCCTGGCCATTGTCTATCCCTTCCGATCTCGTACTATTAGGACTAGGAGGAATTCTGCCATTGTGTGTGCTGGTGTCTGGATCCTAGTCCTCAGTGGTGGTATTTCAGCCTCTTTGTTCTCCACCACTAATGTCAACAATGCAACCACCACCTGCTTTGAAGGCTTCTCCAAACGTGTCTGGAAGACTTATTTATCCAAGATCACAATATTTATTGAAGTTGTTGGGTTTATCATTCCTCTGATATTGAATGTCTCTTGCTCTTCTGTGGTGCTGAGAACTCTTCGCAAGCCTGCTACTCTGTCTCAAATTGGAACCAATAAgaaaaaagttctgaaaatgaTCACAGTACATATGGCAGTCTTTGTGGTATGCTTTGTACCCTACAACTCTGTCCTCTTCCTATATGCCCTGGTGCGCTCCCAAGCTATTACTAATTGCTTTTTGGAAAGATTTGCAAAGATCATGTACCCAATCACCTTGTGCCTTGCAACTCTGAACTGTTGTTTTGACCCTTTCATCTATTACTTCACCCTTGAGTCCTTTCAGAAGTCATTCTACATCAATACCCACATCAGAATGGAGTCCCTGTTTAAGACTGAAACACCTTTGACCACAAAGCCTTCCCTTCCAGCTGTTCAAGAGGAAGTGAGTGATCAAACAACAAATAATGGTGGTGAATTAATGCTAGAATCCACCTTTTAG